One Aegilops tauschii subsp. strangulata cultivar AL8/78 chromosome 7, Aet v6.0, whole genome shotgun sequence genomic window carries:
- the LOC109766604 gene encoding uncharacterized protein, translated as MDADSRHFRENIRFFNGHFAFTTLGVSLDENYTNMKSGVYTFRAHGTIYHNVHSFGPSSRPEHLQLYFYDDDPNLNHRKAATNQLDQDVVKMLVDILKENPYSQQFRSLGAHKDNLDDYRIDLNTDKRLDQRRYNRPLSTEVAAIWVEGSDLAKRFDRRITLCGNNNKRHKGNSRLCVSVRDYYCYMLQTWPAIFNPILCGARLLQQWAVDMYIKIESCRLRWYRKNQTQIRADLYKGVVDAITSGETRASAVGTRIVLPGTYPVGDRDMKKRHMDAMAIVHTYGKPDIFLTMTCNPKWEEITNELLPGQTTQERPDIVARVFYGKLEAMKYMLFKKHILGVVVAYVYVVEFQKRGLPHAHFLLIMDSTYKLVVPEQYDRLISAELPNKQKYPELHALVVKHMMHGPCGALNPKNVCMQDNECKCRYPRPFNENTAQGKDSHPVYRRRDDGSCAKVRGKMLDNRWVVPYNPYLLRMFNCHINVEVCSSIKAVKYLYKYIYKGHDKASFSIDQPDADGNIDEIKRYVDARWVTPPEAMWRIFGFPLCANYPPVLQLPLHLPNMHRVAFNAQADLKNVVASENASKSMLTEYFKANQEHPRARHILYKDFPGSFTWQKKKKFWKPRVERFQIGRIVSANPAEGERYYLRVLLNHVTGKTSFDDLLTVDGVLCGSFRDAAERLGLIEADNTLDDCLTEAEQWAMPCSLRRLFATILVHCEPGDVRGLWDRHLEPMSDDYRRTRTSPNEVEQMVLLDIRGMLQSMGKDIVDFALPSIDDAFDPTEGEAREVIEESTVEFDMDDTKLASSLNLEQRAAYDEILAAVERGDGGVFFVDGPGGTGKTFLYRAMLAKVRSVGKIGIATATSGVAASIMPGGRTAHSRFKIPLSCDDGASCSFTKQSGTAKLLRMASLIIWDEASMTKRQAVEALDNSMRDIMGIRDRPFGGKTVVFGGDFRQVLPVVRRGSRGQIIDATLRSSHLWKGMRQLRLITNMRAHNDTWFADYLLRVGNGTEDVDDQGNILLPEDICLPSTGEVDDLEKLIDHVFPSLDDNMSDSNYMTSRAILSTTNDNVDKINIRMIEHFHADEVIYHSFDNAEDDPYGYYAQEFLNGLTPNGLPPHALKLKLNCPVILLRNIDPANGLCNGTRLVVRGFERNTIDAEIMIGQHAGRRVFLPRIPLCPSENDMFPFKFKRKQFPIRLSFAMTINKAQGQTIPIVGVYLPNPVFSHGQLYVALSRATAKRNIKILIQKEKPKEKVNKQKDNPKKRKRPTVSLLTSMKNIVYKEVLTG; from the exons ATGGATGCAGATTCTAGACATTTTCGGGAGAACATACGATTCTTCAACGGGCATTTTGCCTTCACAACCCTTGGCGTCAGCCTTGATGAAAACTACACAAACATGAAGTCTGGGGTGTACACATTCCGGGCACACGGCACCATCTACCACAATGTGCATTCGTTCGGGCCTAGCTCCCGTCCTGAACATCTGCAGTTGTACTTCTATGATGACGACCCAAATCTTAATCATCGTAAGGCGGCGACCAATCAATTAGACCAGGATGTCGTGAAGATGTTAGTAGACATACTCAAAGAAAACCCATACTCCCAGCAATTTAGGAGTTTGGGTGCACACAAGGACAACCTCGATGATTATAGGATAGACCTAAACACCGATAAGAGGCTTGACCAAAGAAGATATAATAGACCGCTGTCAACTGAGGTTGCTGCAATTTGGGTTGAGGGCAGTGACCTAGCCAAAAGGTTTGACAGGAGGATAACGCTTTGTGGTAACAACAACAAAAGGCACA AGGGGAATAGCAGGTTATGCGTCTCCGTTAGAGACTACTACTGTTACATGCTGCAAACATGGCCTGCGATCTTCAATCCCATACTCTGTGGAGCACGCCTGCTGCAGCAATGGGCGGTCGACATGTACATCAAGATTGAGAGTTGTCGGTTGAGGTGGTACAGGAAGAACCAGACGCAGATTCGTGCCGACTTGTATAAAGGAGTTGTTGATGCGATCACATCGGGGGAGACGAGAGCAAGCGCTGTTGGCACCCGAATAGTTCTCCCTGGAACATACCCTGTTGGCGACCGCGACATGAAGAAGAGGCATATGGATGCCATGGCAATTGTCCATACATACGGGAAGCCTGACATCTTCTTGACCATGACTTGCAACCCTAAATGGGAAGAGATAACAAATGAGTTGCTTCCTGGTCAGACGACGCAAGAACGACCTGATATTGTGGCTCGCGTGTTCTACGGCAAACTAGAGGCTATGAAATACATGTTGTTCAAGAAGCATATCCTGGGTGTTGTGGTCGCTTACGTTTACGTAGTCGAGTTCCAGAAGAGGGGCCTCCCCCATGCACATTTTCTGTTGATCATGGATTCAACATATAAGCTTGTCGTCCCGGAGCAGTATGACCGACTAATTTCcgcagagctcccaaacaagcaGAAGTATCCGGAATTGCATGCATTGGTGGTAAAACATATGATGCACGGACCCTGCGGTGCTCTCAACCCGAAGAATGTTTGCATGCAAGATAATGAATGCAAGTGCAGATACCCGCGCCCGTTCAATGAGAACACAGCACAAGGCAAGGACTCACACCCAGTTTATCGGCGTAGAGACGATGGAAGCTGTGCTAAGGTCCGAGGGAAAATGTTGGACAACAGATGGGTTGTGCCTTATAACCCTTACCTTCTGCGGATGTTCAATTGCCACATCAACGTTGAGGTCTGCTCTAGCATAAAGGCCGTCAAATATCTTTACAAGTACATTTACAAGGGCCATGATAAGGCTTCTTTCAGCATCGACCAGCCCGATGCCGATGGTAACATCGATGAGATCAAGAGATACGTTGACGCAAGGTGGGTCACCCCTCCGGAGGCTATGTGGAGGATATTTGGCTTCCCACTTTGCGCCAATTACCCGCCTGTCTTGCAGTTGCCTCTTCATCTCCCAAATATGCACAGGGTTGCATTCAATGCGCAGGCTGACTTGAAAAATGTTGTCGCCTCCGAAAATGCTTCAAAATCCATGTTAACGGAGTATTTCAAGGCTAACCAGGAACACCCTCGGGCTAGGCATATATTGTACAAGGATTTTCCCGGAAGCTTCACGTGGCAGAAGAAAAAGAAGTTTTGGAAGCCTAGGGTCGAGCGTTTTCAAATAGGTCGCATCGTGTCTGCCAATCCTGCCGAGGGGGAGCGATACTACCTGCGTGTGTTGCTAAACCATGTTACGGGCAAAACATCCTTCGACGACTTGCTCACCGTGGACGGCGTGCTATGTGGGAGCTTTAGAGATGCTGCTGAAAGGTTGGGACTCATCGAGGCAGACAACACACTCGACGACTGTCTTACTGAGGCTGAGCAGTGGGCGATGCCATGTTCTCTTAGGAGGCTCTTCGCAACCATCTTGGTGCACTGCGAGCCAGGCGACGTGCGCGGTTTATGGGATAGGCACCTCGAGCCTATGTCAGATGACTATCGTCGAACACGCACGTCCCCGAACGAGGTGGAGCAGATGGTGTTGCTTGACATTAGGGGTATGTTGCAGTCCATGGGTAAAGACATTGTTGATTTCGCTCTGCCAAGCATCGATGATGCGTTTGACCCAACCGAGGGCGAGGCAAGAGAGGTCATCGAGGAATCAACCGTTGAGTTTGACATGGATGACACTAAATTGGCATCTTCCCTGAACTTGGAGCAGAGGGCCGCATACGACGAGATACTAGCGGCTGTTGAACGTGGTGATGGGGGTGTATTCTTTGTTGATGGCCCTGGAGGTACAGGAAAGACCTTCCTATACAGGGCGATGCTTGCCAAGGTGAGGAGCGTTGGCAAGATTGgtatcgctaccgcgacgtcgggCGTCGCCGCTTCTATCATGCCTGGCGGCAGGACTGCCCACTCGAGGTTCAAGATCCCATTGAGTTGCGATGATGGAGCCTCGTGCAGCTTCACCAAGCAGAGTGGGACCGCGAAGCTGCTAAGGATGGCCTCATTGATAATATGGGACGAGGCCAGCATGACGAAGCGACAAGCGGTCGAGGCATTGGACAATAGCATGCGCGACATTATGGGAATACGCGACCGACCCTTTGGAGGAAAGACTGTTGTTTTTGGTGGGGACTTTAGGCAGGTGCTTCCGGTCGTCAGAAGGGGGTCGCGGGGCCAGATAATTGATGCAACCCTCCGAAGTTCTCATCTATGGAAGGGTATGCGGCAGCTTCGGCTCATCACCAACATGAGGGCTCATAATGACACGTGGTTTGCAGATTACTTGCTAAGGGTCGGCAATGGCACAGAGGATGTCGACGATCAAGGCAACATACTACTCCCTGAAGACATCTGTCTGCCGTCTACAGGCGAGGTTGATGACCTGGAGAAGCTTATTGACCACGTGTTTCCGAGTCTAGATGACAACATGTCTGATTCGAATTACATGACATCTCGCGCAATCCTTTCCACGACAAACGACAATGTCGACAAGATAAACATCCGCATGATAGAGCATTTTCATGCAGATGAAGTAATCTACCATAGCTTTGACAATGCAGAGGACGACCCATATGGCTACTACGCTCAGGAGTTTCTGAATGGATTGACTCCTAACGGTCTTCCTCCGCATGCACTCAAGCTAAAGCTGAACTGCCCTGTCATACTTCTAAGGAACATTGATCCAGCTAATGGACTGTGTAACGGCACTAGGCTTGTTGTTAGAGGTTTTGAGAGGAACACCATTGATGCAGAAATCATGATTGGACAACACGCTGGCAGGAGGGTCTTCCTTCCTCGAATACCTCTCTGCCCATCTGAAAACGACATGTTTCCGTTCAAGTTTAAAAGGAAGCAATTTCCTATAAGGCTTAGCTTTGCTATGACCATTAACAAGGCTCAAGGGCAGACCATCCCGATTGTTGGTGTGTACCTACCCAATCCCGTGTTCTCTCATGGTCAGCTCTATGTTGCTCTGTCTCGAGCCACCGCGAAAAGAAATATAAAGATACTCATTCAGAAGGAAAAGCCGAAGGAGAAGGTCAACAAGCAAAAGGACAATCCAAAGAAGCGAAAAAGACCGACCGTGTCCTTACTGACGTCGATGAAGAACATCGTCTACAAGGAAGTCCTTACAGGCTGA
- the LOC109766621 gene encoding 22.7 kDa class IV heat shock protein, with translation MGSWDEFDTLIVDVSGFTRDQLKVQVEPSGSLKIGGEHALNGGRQWCHFLKQFDLAGVFDAAAIKVQLDKGVLYVHVPRSTHDSQEDAPREEEDAGLFWSGCHTAAWRADEHPAWRLAKSLGEHRYVVLAVVLLWLVAFADSKHSGGQIKKE, from the exons ATGGGTTCATGGGACGAAttcgacacgctcatcgtcgacGTCTCAG GATTCACCAGGGACCAGCTCAAGGTCCAGGTGGAGCCGTCGGGGAGCCTCAAGATCGGCGGCGAGCACGCCCTCAACGGAGGCCGGCAGTGGTGCCACTTCCTGAAGCAGTTCGACCTCGCCGGCGTCTTCGACGCCGCGGCGATCAAGGTCCAGCTCGACAAGGGAGTCCTCTACGTCCACGTGCCACGTTCCACCCACGACAGCCAAGAGGACGCGCCGCGAGAAGAGGAGGACGCCGGCCTGTTCTGGAGCGGCTGCCACACGGCGGCGTGGCGGGCCGATGAGCACCCGGCGTGGCGTCTGGCCAAGAGCCTGGGCGAGCACCGATACGTCGTGCTCGCCGTCGTGCTCCTCTGGCTCGTCGCGTTCGCCGACAGCAAGCACAGCGGTGGGCAGATCAAGAAGGAATGA
- the LOC109766605 gene encoding 18.1 kDa class I heat shock protein-like, translated as MEAAGYRSRAVAEVDRRSEWLHGDDFDTLIVDVSGFTRDQLKVQVEPSGSLKISGERALNGGRQWCHFLKRFDLSGVFDAAAIKVQLDKGVLYIQVPRSTDDSQEDAPREEEDTGLSWSGGHTAAWRAVEQRAWRLATSLGKHRYVVLNVVLAVVLLWLVAFANSKQSGGLIKNE; from the exons ATGGAGGCGGCCGGGTACCGCTCTCGCGCCGTGGCTGAAGTCGACCGCCGCAGCGAATGGCTTCATGGGGATGACttcgacacgctcatcgtcgacGTCTCAG GATTCACCAGGGACCAGCTCAAGGTCCAGGTGGAGCCGTCGGGGAGCCTCAAGATCAGCGGCGAGCGCGCCCTCAACGGAGGCCGGCAGTGGTGCCACTTCCTGAAGCGGTTCGACCTCTCCGGCGTCTTTGACGCCGCGGCGATCAAGGTCCAGCTCGACAAGGGAGTCCTCTACATCCAGGTGCCCCGTTCCACCGACGACAGCCAAGAGGACGCGCCGCGAGAAGAGGAGGACACCGGCCTGTCCTGGAGCGGCGGCCACACGGCGGCGTGGCGGGCCGTTGAGCAGCGGGCGTGGCGTCTGGCCACGAGCCTGGGCAAGCACCGATACGTCGTCCTGAACGTCGTGCTCGCCGTCGTGCTCCTCTGGCTCGTCGCGTTCGCCAACAGCAAGCAGAGCGGTGGCCTGATCAAGAACGAATGA